atccaaattttaaattgaaaatgcatGCATCTCGcatatttatttcaatgtttAAGGTGCAATAATTATTCTAATTCTAATAAGGTAACAAGtcatgtgttttttttcttcttaataaCAAAACCATTTAATAATGGATATGAAGTCTTTGACTTAATAATGAAATTGGAAACTTCCCAATTGAGGTTTGATTATCACACCATCCATTTATGATCATAGTGGATGATCCCCATGGATTGCTGTTGGGGATGCAAGCATGGTACAAAATTTCCCTCTTTGTATAGTAATTTTGATTTACTTGTAAAATGGAGAACTGATCCACTACGCCACtataaaaattcaatctaaCACAATCAACAACTATTACAAACGAATcattttcttctccttcttcttcttgtagAAAGCAAACCCTTTTCATCCATGGCGTCAAGGAAGCTCCTTTTCGGGTCAAAACCAAGCTATATATACCCAGCCGACGATGGAAATGATGTCATCATCAACCAAAACGACGTTTTCGAGTTCGATGAAGCAGATGTATGGAATAACAATAATTCCAATGAACCCACAACGAATATCCAGGAAGGGAAGAAGCCATTGCCGAGTTTAAGAGCTTGGTCTAAGAAACTTTCGAGAAAGGTGGAAAGTCATAAGACACCCAAAATGGCTGTCCCAGCTTCATTGCCAATCAACACCCCCGACTGGTCCAAGATTCTTAAAGCCGAGGACAGGGAACATGGTTGTGAGGATGATGAAGACGGCGGCGACGGGGACGGAAGGGTCCCTCCACATGAGTACTTGGCGAGGAGAAGAGGGGCTTCGTTTTCAGTTCAGGAAGGAATTGGAAGGACTTTGAAAGGAAGAGACTTGCGTTGCGTGAGGAATGCTGTGTGGAAAAAAACAGGGTTTGAAGATTAAACCAAAAAGAATACCAGGTtgatttcttttgaattttcttgtttattttgagGGGAGCTTTTATTAGTTAGAAAATGAATTCAGCATGAAATTTGTTACTTTTTCTATTCCTACTTctgatatataattaattttaaataccaaGAATGTtgttgtatttaaaaaaaaaacccgacAAATGAAGATGGGTTAGTTCTTTTTGTGAATAATTTTAGATAGAGATAACTAATGTCCTTTTTGAGTAAGACAGACTTTtagatatttaataaataaaatatgactAAAGCCAGTGCCTTTTTTGGACATATATTAAAAACCCAATGTGTTATTCAACTAATCCTCCAAAGGAGAGATCTTATCTACCTCTAACATAACATCATTTTGCTCATCTTACAAAACTGAACTCCAATTAAATCATCAAACCTTGCTTCATTTTATACCTTATTccaatattttatgaaataatacGTGTATGTGGCtgccctaaaattaaaattttatttttagtctttttataatttaaaatttttaattagtatataataaaattatactttggctcctcaagaatgagaaaaaaatgatttaatcctttaaaaattataaatatataaattattaaaatgatgaaattttatttttgctatcgtaaaaatatacaattttattcCGCCCCCTTACATTTTTTTGGCTCTACCCTTGCGtatgtaataggccaatttagcccgggctcataaaaaacaataaactcaaaataataaaacaaagtccaaaattatatcatttggcccgatcggaatggcCTATTACTTGAAAatgttgaaggtccatctacaagtttatggaaacataatcttcaaggatatgcaatcttagatatgatatgcaatcttagatttgatatatgcaatcttagatatgatatgtaatcttagaaaatatgattttgtaatcttagagatttaatttgtagataccctttaatcttagcccttgatgtaattgatctgtaccgctggatttggggaggttcaactataaatagatgcctctcccttcattgtaggGCGGGAAgtggggagtaataataattcttaagagtatttactcaaatttctctctctcttgcgttcttattttgttgatttgtgtataatttatttattgatttgtatattgttgatttcaaatctctttttcccttattattcattttcaaattcattattttcaaatttgtttacattttatttggctttatatttttttatactctttgctttaaattcattggtctttgattattgatgctatttaatcctctatttgttatttaaattttttattaaattaattattttaatattattaatactattatgtggcatcattaatcttgtatcattattattattattattattattattattattatttagttcatGCATGCAtcgtttttatgtaatatatattgttttatatatagtataattatgcttatatatattttatacatatgttttatttttattttacttcctaacttttatatacatatatatacttttatatttagtttcaatttttttacttttgtatatatgtacatgtatgtatttatatattttctaatgaatatatatatatatatatatatatatatatatatatatatatatactcatgtctatgttttttatttgcttaaatacaaacttatatttacaaacttatattttcaacacatatgttataatatatatatgtatatttatatattttctttatcttcataaatgcattatatatattttgttataaattctatagtccaaaattttatatgtaaacccatgtatatgtcttttattctttataatttcatgtatatattttgtaccttttttttctctttatatttttttgtttatttccttcatttgcttattgatttatgttttcatttatattttgttcatttgatactttacatgtcgttttttttatgtacattcatttcgtttatttctatgccattgttgtatttattattgtattttacacttaatgtagcattacattattttttactcgattttaaaattttcaaaattgagataatactcgtatttaggattttcaaggaaattgagccctaacgtattgggttccaattttcttcgttaaatctaacaatcgagaattgctcattaatcaaaaaataaaatgaaaagcttgttgttgggaatttaatatgttgtatcctaacgtattggatgtgatttattgatttctcgagacaaatattttttttaaaaaaaataataaaggaaatattctaaatttaggattttgagaaattgtgccctaacgtattgggccgcgatttctttataaatcttaaacaaatgaatattcttttaaattttattacacgagtattttggactaattcatttttgaggaattagaatgtcgtcccctaacgcattgggtgtgacattttctttctccgaaatgataagagtcttaataagtaacgtttttaagtttttattaaggatcatatttttaaattttcgacattaagacactaattaattaactaggtaccaattttgggcgttacgagggtgctaatccttcctcgtacgtaaccgactcccggatccatttttctaaaactcgtagaccaaagctatttttaggtgatccaatcacacctcaataaaaagattggtggtgactcccaatttttgtttttttaaaagtcgacaactaatttttgtttttttccaaaatagaaatggtttcgacagcttgacgactccactggggaatttttttaaaaaataagagagtcgagctacaaagttgattaatttttgtcttatggtcgagaaaatatttttttttttaaaaatcattagatccttttgcattcattattttcttgcttaattgctctttgcattatacattacatgagttgaatgattttacccttttaagtgggagtgagaaactattccttcgtgaggttttcacctccgtataggatagtggatcactttcggaatacatcggtacctatgccttcgtgagattatcatctccgtatagtcatagggaaaatgtgttcccctaaaccgaacttgatctatatgagcctataataggTGAAGATCGAgtaatctgctggttcgggtaccttacCCTAGAAGCCgaacctcatatagtgaaccttaggaatccaccctaGGTAAAGCtacactaaaccctagtagataccAGAATAGgtgttttcactattttttgattatattctatgtttatatgatactgacttttcgtggtttattttgattgcatgtcatggcatttcatttcattataaaatgtGTCGGTTCttattcagttgctagatagaaagcttatcatggaaaaaagggtttcttgataaagtggaaaataatgcggctgtccgaacttggtctgaaacaacacagcaagaaaagggtgatagtttggctgacGGATATGTATCATAATTGTGGGACTTTGCTcgcatcagtgtaactcaaaataGTTTCCAagagttgaaggaaatctgggatcagtggaatgacgaggttagacagctattttatgataattatggggatttgccttattttcttgacgtgaaggtagacaagcgtTTGTTCCGAGCcctcgcccagttttggaatcctgcttacagttgcttcacatttgggaaggtcgatttggtgcctacgatagaagaatatgtggctttactccgatgttcaaagtttcaagtggacagggtctactcgagagcgataaatgtgccaaccttttcgaagaagctgatgagtataacagggatgagtgagcagtgggttgctgCACGAATTAAGTAAAAGGGGGATAATAAGTGCGTTCCTTGGAGGagtttgaaagatgcaattttaACACACCCAAACGTGAGGAATAGGTTAGATGTCTTTGCGctaagtatatatggcttggttgtTTTCCCCAAAGCCTTGGGGTATGTTGATGAAGCAGTCACCGACTTATTTGACCGGCTTGATAACGATTTTGGCAGAAACTTTTAGGTCATTGAGTGTATGCCGAAAAGCGGGAGAGGGAAAATTCATTGGGTGTGCATAGCTTCTACTCGTATAGTTttacagtcacttttggaaggtggataaggtttcgtatcggattttctattaaaattattcaccactaaaggagatagtagctacgccgaggagagacgacatttcggaggagaagtggatggcaattcttcaaaatcttcaggAAGAAgacgttgagtggagagctccttggttgcttccagatgagatcctgtataggtgtggtaattttgattgggttcctttgcTTGGTATTTAGGGAGCTGTTGGAtatgccccattattggtgctaaggcaatatacgtcaaggcaatttatacttacgacccaagggatagctgattgtgaattttcgtacagggatgatggttatagaaagatgATTCAAGAGATGTCTAGTGCGTGGAAAcagactcgccgaatgaagaggATAGCTGTGGGTccgatgacaactcctgagtatcaTGAATGGTGGATTAGGAGGATTAACGATAATACACCTAAGTTAAATTAGGAAAACAACCAGTCAATAGAGGAATCTTTGCGAGTCGTCCCTTCTAAGTTGGAAATTATAAGATaggattttgaaagaagaaatgcagatttagaaaagaagatagaacagatggaggaagaaaagatgaacttGAGATTAGACATAGATGTTCAGAAGCTCGAAACTGAAAAattaaggaaagagaaaaacaaggctgaAGAGGAGTTGGGTAGTCTGAAGATGGATTATAAAAAATTGCAtctgtcaatgagaactgcCGAGCTGGGAAAAACTTTAGAACAATGGCGGGAagaaattcgagaagaaaaggacaaagccAGTAGATGGGAACGAAAATTCCAAGAGATGCAAATGCGAAACGAGGCTTTAGAAAGGAGTTTATCAGATagccaaagagaaaaaaatgaattaaaggatagggtgaCCGAGTTGGAAAGATCTTTTCATCAGTATCGAAATTGAAATTCCAcaatagagttgaaagcaagcttgagcaagattgaagaaatgaagaaaagaatcgaagagTTAGAAACGACGctgcaaaattgtgaaattCGGATCAAACACTTGGAAGCAAATGAAAgtcgtaataatgaaca
The sequence above is a segment of the Gossypium raimondii isolate GPD5lz chromosome 4, ASM2569854v1, whole genome shotgun sequence genome. Coding sequences within it:
- the LOC105768094 gene encoding uncharacterized protein LOC105768094, whose product is MASRKLLFGSKPSYIYPADDGNDVIINQNDVFEFDEADVWNNNNSNEPTTNIQEGKKPLPSLRAWSKKLSRKVESHKTPKMAVPASLPINTPDWSKILKAEDREHGCEDDEDGGDGDGRVPPHEYLARRRGASFSVQEGIGRTLKGRDLRCVRNAVWKKTGFED